The following nucleotide sequence is from Methanothermobacter sp..
CTTGCAAAGATGGGTGACGAGGCAGTGGAACCCCTCCTTGAGAGCCTCTCAAGTGACGACTGGAAGATAAGGGGTGCTGCCGCATGGGTCATAGGGAACTTCCGGGATGAGAGGGCTGTTGAACCACTCATTGAACTCCTGGAGGATGACAGTGGCTTTGTGAGAAGTGGTGCTGCAAGGTCACTTGAGCAGATAGGCGGGGAACGGGTGAGAGAAGCGATGGAGAAACTGGCAGAGACCGGCACGGGATTTGCAAGAAAGGTTGCCATCAGTTACCTTGAAACGCACCAGGAGGAGTGATTTTTGAAGGTAAGTATAATTGGATCAACAGGGCGTGTTGGAAGGGCAACGGCACTGTGCCTTGCAGAGGAGGAGGCTGTGAAGACACTGCACCTCATATCAAGGAGGGAGAGCCTTGAGCAGAACATTGGAGAGGTCCTTGATATGAGCGACGCCCTTGCAGCCAAGGGGGTTTCAGTTAAACTGGAGAACTCTGCTGACATAGAAAATGTCCACGGCTCAAGGATAGTTGTTATAACTGCTGGTGTTCCCAGAACCGCTGATATGGACAGGGATGACCTTGCACTGCAGAACGGAAAGATAGTTGCCGAGTATGCAAGACAGATTGCCCGGTTCGCCCCGGATTCAATTATACTTGTCGTGACAAATCCTGTTGATGTGATGACCTACGTTGCACTCAAGTATTCGGGTTTTCATCCCAGCAGGGTATTTGGCCTTGGAAACCACCTTGACTCCCTCAGGCTCAAGAATTACATGGCAAGGCATTTCAATGTCCATGTTAGTGAGGTTCACACCCGGGTTATCGGGCAGCACGGCCCCTACATGGTCCCCCTTATCAGCTCCACATCCATAGGGGGTATACCGATTGAGCACTATGCAAGGAGGGACTACTTCTCTGGTTACAGGAGGTTCGACCTCAAGGAGACCATAGAGAAGGTTATCAATGCAGGTAGCAACATCATAAGCAGGAAGGGGGCCACCGAGTATGGTCCGGCCTTTGCCATCTCCAACATAGTGACAACGATACTGAATGATGAGCGAAGGATACTCACGGTTTCGACCCTCATGGAGGGCGAGATTGATGGTATCAGAGACGTCTGCCTGGG
It contains:
- a CDS encoding HEAT repeat domain-containing protein, which gives rise to MQRRENVARLIEQLREDDELMRVQVIELLCEIGEPAVEQLIEALDDDNKFVRRGAAAALGKIGDPRAIGPLIEALADENKWVRRDASTALAKMGDEAVEPLLESLSSDDWKIRGAAAWVIGNFRDERAVEPLIELLEDDSGFVRSGAARSLEQIGGERVREAMEKLAETGTGFARKVAISYLETHQEE
- a CDS encoding malate dehydrogenase, with protein sequence MKVSIIGSTGRVGRATALCLAEEEAVKTLHLISRRESLEQNIGEVLDMSDALAAKGVSVKLENSADIENVHGSRIVVITAGVPRTADMDRDDLALQNGKIVAEYARQIARFAPDSIILVVTNPVDVMTYVALKYSGFHPSRVFGLGNHLDSLRLKNYMARHFNVHVSEVHTRVIGQHGPYMVPLISSTSIGGIPIEHYARRDYFSGYRRFDLKETIEKVINAGSNIISRKGATEYGPAFAISNIVTTILNDERRILTVSTLMEGEIDGIRDVCLGVPVKLGKNGIEGVVPVLMDRDEREAFREAASHVRNSTMKVMEFLDEEFPL